The genomic interval GACGATGAGGGCGAGCGCGAGGGTCGGCAGCTCGCCGATGCCCCACGCGATCCCCCCGCCCGCCGATTGATCCTCGAGCGGTGTCGCGCCCCAGCTGCGTCCCATCGCCCCGAACCAGTCGGCGAGCATGAGCCCGTCGCCCGTCATCAGGGTCACCCCGAAGAAGGCGTGCGAGGCCATCGTCGCGAAGAGGGTGACGAGTCTGAGCGGGTACGGGAAGCGGTAGGGCACGGGGTCGACGCCGATCATCGACAGGCTGAAGAGGTAGCCGGAGATGAGGAAGTGGACGATCATCCACTGGTGCCCGAGGTGCTCGGCCATCGCCCAGCGGAAGATCGGGGTGAAGTAGAAGACCCAGAGCGAGCCGGCGAACACGACCGCCGCGACCGCGGGGTGCGTGACGATGCGGGAGAACGGGGTCTGCACGCCCCAGAGGATCCACTCGCGCCCGCCCCAGGAGCCGTCGCCGCGCTTCTCGCACGCGCGCAGGGCGAGCGTCACCGGTGCGCCGAGCACGAGCACGAGCGGGATGAGCATCGTGAGCAGCATGTGGCCGAGCATGTGCACGCTGAAGAGATACGCCTCGTACGCGTTGAACGGACCGTTCGTCGTGTAGAACAGGACGAGCATCCCGAGGATCCAGGCGATGGTGCGGCCGACCGGCCACCGATCGCCGCGCCGCGCGAGGCGGATCACGCCGGCCAGGTAGAGCGCGATGCCGAAGGCGCTCACGAGGGCCCAGGCCAGGTCGAACTTCCACTCGGTGAGATAGCTCAGCGGGGTGAGCTCGGGCGGCAGCGGGTCGCCGGTGAGCCACTCGGCCGGGCTGATGCCCGAGCCCTGCTCCTGCGCCGGCTCGAAGGAGACGGGCGTCGCCGTGCGGCCGAGCGCGCCCGCGATGCCGCTCGCGGCGCCCATCACGGCGAGCTCCGCGACGACGAACCACGCGAAGACCCGACCGCCGCGGGGCGACGCGACGATGCGCGGGATGAGCCGGGAGCGCTGGAACGCGCCGAAGCCGCCGAGGAGCACGAGCGCCGCGGTCTTCAGGATGACGAGCCGTCCGTAGCCGGTGCCGAGGAGGGCGTCCCAGGTGCCCACGCGGAGCCACGCGCTCACCACGCCCGAGGCGGCGACGCCGATGAAGGCGCAGAGCGCGAGCGTGGAGTAGCGCGCCGTCAGGACCGCGAGCCGCGGGCGGTCGACGGCGCGCGCGAGGAAGACGAGCGTGAGGAGCCCGCCGAGCCAGACCGCGGCGCCCACGAGGTGCACGAGCAGCGAGTTCACGGCCTGGGCGTGCCCGGACGCGCCGGCGGCGTGCCCCTGCGAGGCGAGCGGCAGCGCGGTGGCCAGCGCGGCGACGAGCACGAGCAGCGTGAGCCGGCGCTCGCGGATCGCGAAGGCGAGCACCGTGGTGCCCGCCGCGAGCAGCAGCTCGACGAGCCACAGCCGGCCGAGCTCGATCTCGGTGACGAACTGCGCGAGGCCGGCGCCGAAGCTCGCGTCGAGGGAGAAGGCGAGGCCGGAGACGTCGACGTAGGTGAAGAGGATCGTGGCCGCGCTCGCGACGGTGAGGAGGGCGGCCGAGCCCGCGGCCACGTCCATCGCGATGCCCGCCTCGCGCCCGCCCGAAGCGGCGCCGGCGCCTCGCGCATCCGGGTCGCGGCCCTCGCCCGCGACCGCCCAGACGGCCATCACGACGGCGCCGATGAGCCCGGCCATGGCCACGTTGACGAGCGTTCGCGAGAGGGGCAGCCCGTAGCGCACGACGGCACCGGGATCGGCGAGCGCGCGCTCGTCCGCGGCGCCGCCGATCCCGAGCCCGAGGAGCACCGCCGCGAGCGTCGCCGCGAGGAGGACGGCGGGGGCGAGGACGCGGAGCAGACGGGGCACCCGACCAGCCTACGCGCACCCGCGTGGGGATCCGCCCCGACGAGGAGGGCAATGCGACGCCGCGTGACGCCGCCGCGCGCCCGCGGGCGCGCCGGCCGTTATCATCGCAGCATGAACGCCGCTCCGTACCGCGCCGACCTCGTCGGCAGCTTCCTCCGCCCCGCCCCGCTCGCCGACGCCAGGCGCCGATTCGCCGACGGCGGGATCGGGGCCGACGAGCTCCGAGCCGTCGAGGACGCGGCCATCGCGGATCTCGTCGCGCGGCAGGCCGCGAGCGGTCTCCGGCTCGCCACCGACGGCGAGTTCGGCCGGTCCTGGTGGCACTTCGACTTCTTCGGCTCCCTCGAGGGCGTCGACATCGTCGAGCTCGACCACGGCATCCAGTTCCAGGGCGTACAGACCCGCCCGCGCGGCGTGCACATCTCCGGTCCGATCGGCTTCGGCGCCGACAACCCGTTCCTCGCGCAGTTCGTCCGCATCCGCGACCTCGCGGCCGCCGCGGGGCTCGCGGCGAAGTTCACGATACCCGCGCCCACCGTGCTCGACTTCCGTCTCGAGCAGGGCCACATCGACCCGGTCGCCTACCCGGGCGGGCGCGACGCCATCGTCGACGACCTCGTGCAGGCCTACCGCGACGCCGTGAGCGCCCTCTACGCCCTCGGGGCGCGCTACCTCCAGTTCGACGACACGGCCTGGGCGTACCTGTGCAGCACCGAGGAGCTCGAGAAGGCGCGGGCGCGCGGCATCGACACCGACGGGATCGCGGAGCGCTACGCGGACCTCATCAATCGCATCCTCGCGGACCAGCCGGAGGATCTCACGGTCACGACCCACGTCTGCCGCGGCAACTTCCGTTCCACCTGGGTCTCCTCCGGCGGCTACGAGCCCATCGCGGAGCAGCTGCTGGCGGGGACCGACTACGACGGCTACTTCCTCGAGTACGATTCCGAGCGCGCCGGCGGCTTCGAGCCGCTGCGCTTCCTCCCCGCGGGTCCCAAGCGCGTGGTCCTCGGCCTCATCACGACCAAGTCGGGCGCCTTCGAGGATCCCGCGGTGATCCGCGGCCGCATCGCGGACGCCGCGCGCTTCGCCCCGCTCGAGCAGCTGGCGCTCAGCCCCCAGTGCGGCTTCGCCTCCACCGAGGAGGGGAACCTGCTGAGCGAGGAGGAGCAGTGGGCGAAGGTCCGCGCCGTCGTCGACATCGCCGCGGAGGTCTGGGGCTGACGCGCTCCCGCCGAACGCGAACGGCCCCGGTCCTCCTGCGGAGGGCCGGGGCCGTATCGATGCGGTGAACTTACTTCACGGCAGCCTTGAGCTTCGAGCCGACCGAGACCTTGACGCGCTTGCCCGCGGGGATCTCGATGGTGTCGCCGGTGCGGGGGTTGCGGCCCGTGCGCGCGGCGGTCGTCGCGGTCTCGAAGGAGATCCACCCCGGGATCGAGACCTTCTCGCCGCCGGCGACGGTCTCGGAGACAGCGGCGAACAGGCCGTCGATCACGCTCGAAACCGCAGCCTGGCTCTGGCCGGTCTCAGCGGCGATCTTCGCGACGAGCTCGGTCTTGTTGAGTGCCATGTTGTGTCCTTCCAGGGCATCGACGCGATCGCCACGCCCCTGATCTGGTTCAGGTTTCCCCACCGCTACGGAGGGTCCGATCGGTTGATCGCTACGAATCTACCCCAGTTCGTTGGAATTCTGCGGATTTTACGCCGGATTTCCCGATGCGGCGTGTCGCTGTTCGCCCGAAGCGGACCGGGGCGCCGCCGGCGCCCGAGGCGCTAAGGTTGTAGGACAATGCCTGAGATCTCCGATATCGCGCTCCACCGGGTCAGCACCGCGGAGGCCGTCGCCGACGCCCTAGTGGGGCTCATCGTCTCGGGCACCCTGCCGGCCGGCGAGCCGCTGCGGGAGAGCAGCCTCGCCGCGAAGCTCGGCGTCTCGCGGAACTCCCTGCGCGAGGCGATCCGCCTGCTCGAGCGCAGCCGTCTCGTGCAGTACGAGATCCACCGCGGCGCGATCGTCAGCACGCCGACGCTCGAGGACCTCGACGATCTCACCCGCACCCGGCGCCAGCTCGAGCTCGCCGCGGTGCGCTGCACGCCGAGCGAGGCGCAGCTCGAGCAGCTCCGCGCGGCCTTCGCGCAGCTCACGCGCACCTCGGAGCAGCAGCGGGCCGAGGCCATCGTGGCCGCCGACCTCGCCCTGCACCAGGCGATCGTGGATCTGCTCGGCAGCGAGCGCATGAGCAGCTTCTACCGGCAGATCGGCAAGGAGCTCGTCTTCTACTTCACGGTGCTCTCCTACACCGATGAGGAGTACGCGCATCCGAAGGCGTCGATCATCGACCGCCACCAGGGGATCATCGATGCGATCCTCTCGGGCGACCGGGATCGCGCGCACGACCTCCTCGCCGGGCACATCGAGGAGAACCACGAGCGGCTCGCCGAGATCCTGACCGCGCGGATCGCCGCCGCCGCTCCGGCCGCGACCCGGTAGCCGCGCGGCCGGAGCGGCGGCGGAGCGCCCGCTACCGCGCGGCGAACGCCGCGTCGAGGATCTCCAGCGCCTCGTCGATGAGCTCGTCGGAGATGTTCACCTGGGGCAGGAGGCGCAGGACGTGCCCGTCGCTGCCGCCCGCCATCGTGAGGAGGCCCCGCGCCGCGGCCTCGCGGTGCACCCGCGCGAAGGCCGCGGCGTCGGGCTCGCCGGCGGCGTCGACGAGCTCGACGCCGTGGAGCGCGCCGAGGCCGCGGACGTCGCCGATGACGGCGTGCTTCGCCTGCAGCGCACGGAGGCCGGCCTGGATGCGCTCGCCGATCTCGACGGTGCGCTCGAGCACGCCGGGCTCCCGGAGCTGACGGATGACCTCGACGGCCGCGGCGCACCCCACGGGGTTGCC from Leucobacter allii carries:
- a CDS encoding 5-methyltetrahydropteroyltriglutamate--homocysteine S-methyltransferase, encoding MNAAPYRADLVGSFLRPAPLADARRRFADGGIGADELRAVEDAAIADLVARQAASGLRLATDGEFGRSWWHFDFFGSLEGVDIVELDHGIQFQGVQTRPRGVHISGPIGFGADNPFLAQFVRIRDLAAAAGLAAKFTIPAPTVLDFRLEQGHIDPVAYPGGRDAIVDDLVQAYRDAVSALYALGARYLQFDDTAWAYLCSTEELEKARARGIDTDGIAERYADLINRILADQPEDLTVTTHVCRGNFRSTWVSSGGYEPIAEQLLAGTDYDGYFLEYDSERAGGFEPLRFLPAGPKRVVLGLITTKSGAFEDPAVIRGRIADAARFAPLEQLALSPQCGFASTEEGNLLSEEEQWAKVRAVVDIAAEVWG
- a CDS encoding GntR family transcriptional regulator; translation: MPEISDIALHRVSTAEAVADALVGLIVSGTLPAGEPLRESSLAAKLGVSRNSLREAIRLLERSRLVQYEIHRGAIVSTPTLEDLDDLTRTRRQLELAAVRCTPSEAQLEQLRAAFAQLTRTSEQQRAEAIVAADLALHQAIVDLLGSERMSSFYRQIGKELVFYFTVLSYTDEEYAHPKASIIDRHQGIIDAILSGDRDRAHDLLAGHIEENHERLAEILTARIAAAAPAATR
- a CDS encoding HU family DNA-binding protein yields the protein MALNKTELVAKIAAETGQSQAAVSSVIDGLFAAVSETVAGGEKVSIPGWISFETATTAARTGRNPRTGDTIEIPAGKRVKVSVGSKLKAAVK
- a CDS encoding cytochrome c oxidase assembly protein, encoding MPRLLRVLAPAVLLAATLAAVLLGLGIGGAADERALADPGAVVRYGLPLSRTLVNVAMAGLIGAVVMAVWAVAGEGRDPDARGAGAASGGREAGIAMDVAAGSAALLTVASAATILFTYVDVSGLAFSLDASFGAGLAQFVTEIELGRLWLVELLLAAGTTVLAFAIRERRLTLLVLVAALATALPLASQGHAAGASGHAQAVNSLLVHLVGAAVWLGGLLTLVFLARAVDRPRLAVLTARYSTLALCAFIGVAASGVVSAWLRVGTWDALLGTGYGRLVILKTAALVLLGGFGAFQRSRLIPRIVASPRGGRVFAWFVVAELAVMGAASGIAGALGRTATPVSFEPAQEQGSGISPAEWLTGDPLPPELTPLSYLTEWKFDLAWALVSAFGIALYLAGVIRLARRGDRWPVGRTIAWILGMLVLFYTTNGPFNAYEAYLFSVHMLGHMLLTMLIPLVLVLGAPVTLALRACEKRGDGSWGGREWILWGVQTPFSRIVTHPAVAAVVFAGSLWVFYFTPIFRWAMAEHLGHQWMIVHFLISGYLFSLSMIGVDPVPYRFPYPLRLVTLFATMASHAFFGVTLMTGDGLMLADWFGAMGRSWGATPLEDQSAGGGIAWGIGELPTLALALIVAVQWSRSDAKEQRRKDRAADRSDDAELRAYNAMLARQAERDARAPRR